A single genomic interval of Gemmatimonadota bacterium harbors:
- a CDS encoding DUF4399 domain-containing protein, which yields MPRFLPFASLVVVAACAGQGETPSPDTATMTVSSADPAVEILGPADGDSVTLPVTIRLEATGVLVVPATGVREEGKGHHHLVIDGDAPSDTLPIPQPPIAYHLGNGATEKVLDSLSVGPHRVIAILAWGDHVPMTGVRRDTINFVVKK from the coding sequence GTGCCGCGTTTCCTGCCTTTCGCCTCCCTGGTCGTTGTCGCTGCCTGCGCCGGGCAGGGTGAGACCCCATCCCCGGACACCGCGACCATGACGGTGTCGTCCGCCGATCCTGCTGTCGAGATCCTCGGACCGGCGGACGGTGACTCGGTGACGCTGCCGGTGACCATCCGGCTGGAAGCCACCGGGGTTCTGGTTGTCCCCGCGACCGGGGTGCGCGAGGAGGGGAAGGGGCACCATCACCTCGTGATCGATGGTGATGCGCCGTCAGACACCCTGCCGATTCCGCAGCCGCCCATCGCCTATCACCTGGGCAACGGCGCGACCGAGAAGGTGCTGGACTCGCTGTCCGTGGGGCCGCATCGGGTGATCGCGATCTTGGCCTGGGGCGATCACGTCCCGATGACCGGGGTGCGGCGCGATACGATCAACTTCGTGGTCAAGAAGTAG
- a CDS encoding SDR family oxidoreductase, translated as MSTNGTTPPGVVLVTGASGYVGGRLVAALEREGATIRCLTRRPEFMTSRVAPGTEVCAGDVTDRASLDRAFVGVHTAYYLVHSMASGASFDQSDRHAAKTFGEAAHAAGVARVIYLGGLADDQEPLSLHMRSRHEVGALLRAAGLSVVELRASVIIGSGSLSFEIVRALTERLPFMLLPRWVSTPAQPIAITDVVQYLLEARKLPPSEEGIFEIGGADQVSYEDMMRAYAAARGLRVPMFRVPVLTPFLSSLWLGLVTPIYARVGRALIASIMHPSIVRDDRARRTFAIQPMPMADAIRHALVDEDQEIAASRWSDALSSVGEPTQWGGVRFGNRLVDSRQLAATASTADLFNRVQRIGGAQGWYAWNVLWWIRGLLDLLVGGAGMRRGRRHPVELRVGDTLDCWRVERLDAGRLLRLTAEMKLPGRAWLEFEVTPTPTGSTLRQTAIFDPVGVLGQIYWYSLFPLHELVFGGMLRQIVRAAESGEAPSARPPSVPIPPSSSPARPSR; from the coding sequence ATGTCGACCAATGGCACGACGCCTCCGGGCGTGGTCCTCGTGACCGGGGCGAGCGGGTACGTCGGCGGCCGGCTCGTGGCCGCCCTGGAGCGCGAAGGGGCGACGATTCGCTGCCTCACACGCCGCCCGGAGTTCATGACCTCCCGGGTCGCACCGGGAACGGAGGTCTGTGCGGGTGACGTGACCGACCGGGCGAGCCTCGATCGTGCCTTCGTTGGAGTGCACACGGCCTACTATCTCGTGCACTCGATGGCCTCGGGGGCCTCGTTCGACCAGTCCGACCGGCACGCCGCGAAGACCTTTGGCGAAGCGGCCCACGCGGCGGGGGTCGCGCGTGTGATCTACCTCGGCGGCTTGGCCGATGACCAGGAGCCCCTCTCGCTACACATGCGGAGCCGTCACGAAGTCGGCGCCCTGCTTCGCGCCGCTGGACTCTCGGTGGTGGAGCTGCGCGCGTCGGTCATCATTGGCTCCGGCAGCCTGAGCTTCGAGATCGTCCGCGCGTTGACCGAGCGACTGCCGTTCATGCTCCTCCCGCGGTGGGTCTCCACCCCCGCGCAGCCGATCGCCATCACCGACGTCGTGCAATACCTGCTCGAGGCGCGGAAGCTGCCGCCGTCCGAGGAGGGGATCTTCGAGATTGGTGGGGCAGACCAGGTGTCGTATGAGGACATGATGCGGGCCTACGCGGCGGCGCGCGGGCTGCGGGTGCCCATGTTCCGGGTGCCGGTGCTCACGCCGTTCCTCTCCAGTTTGTGGCTCGGGTTGGTCACGCCGATCTACGCGCGCGTGGGTCGGGCGCTGATTGCAAGCATCATGCACCCGTCGATTGTGCGGGACGATCGCGCGCGGCGCACCTTTGCCATCCAGCCGATGCCGATGGCCGATGCCATCCGCCATGCGCTCGTGGATGAAGACCAGGAGATCGCCGCCAGTCGATGGTCGGATGCGCTGTCGTCGGTTGGGGAGCCGACGCAGTGGGGCGGCGTGCGTTTCGGCAACCGGCTCGTAGACTCGCGGCAGCTCGCTGCCACCGCCTCCACGGCCGACCTCTTCAATCGGGTGCAACGGATCGGGGGAGCGCAGGGCTGGTACGCCTGGAACGTCCTCTGGTGGATCCGTGGGCTCCTCGACCTGCTGGTGGGCGGGGCGGGGATGCGTCGCGGCCGCCGCCATCCGGTGGAGTTGCGGGTCGGTGATACGCTCGACTGCTGGCGGGTGGAGCGTCTGGATGCGGGGCGCCTGTTGCGCCTCACCGCCGAGATGAAGTTGCCCGGGCGGGCGTGGCTCGAGTTCGAGGTGACGCCCACGCCCACGGGGAGCACGTTACGCCAGACGGCGATCTTCGACCCGGTGGGCGTACTCGGCCAGATCTACTGGTACTCGTTGTTCCCGCTCCACGAGCTGGTCTTTGGCGGGATGCTGCGGCAGATAGTTAGGGCCGCCGAGTCCGGCGAGGCGCCTAGCGCCCGGCCACCTTCCGTCCCAATTCCACCGTCTTCATCCCCGGCTCGCCCCAGCCGATGA
- a CDS encoding DUF885 family protein, with protein sequence MSCAPRLLVLAFVATSAGAQPAADQSRPDVVAIGESLRSLRRPPERRGVPDYSPAAVARWRSGLTQLNTRHRALPVHTWPVPDRVDHAVVGTQLAAFDFELRISQPWARDPGNWVDLIASTPYATVPVPDSVRSALTMRLDAVPGILDEARRRLTKPSAGLTEIALFHLEQSDEVNQGEPRRPRPPAGVIGWYEDLLARARTNDPDRVPSIERALAAVKSFRDWLRREMPRMTEPAFVGLDHYAWYVRHVRLVPWSVEQIRLIGERELARARTLLALEQHRNRGLPELVPAATAEEHERRTREAESWIRSFTTREKLLTIPADIPPQYETDAFFIDRSPWGGHRHFWDEITYRDPLNNHIHASIPGHRFDGTLQRRHPRSVRRGNGDGTRAEGWAFYIEEMYLQAGLLNDRPRTRELFYIAQLKRAARVRAELAMQVGKFTLSEAIAFLNAEVPLMEANLARYDLAIYLRRPAYGMNYTIGKAQMEQLVSDRQRQLGTGFELGAFHDAFLAGGSIPISLIRWELTGLDDEMRALGVVR encoded by the coding sequence ATGTCCTGCGCTCCACGCCTGCTCGTCCTCGCCTTCGTCGCCACCTCCGCGGGCGCACAACCCGCCGCCGATCAAAGCCGGCCGGATGTGGTCGCCATCGGCGAGTCGTTGCGCTCCCTTCGCCGCCCTCCCGAGCGCCGTGGCGTCCCCGACTACTCCCCGGCGGCCGTTGCACGCTGGCGAAGTGGGTTGACACAGCTTAACACGCGACATCGGGCGCTCCCGGTCCACACCTGGCCCGTTCCTGACCGCGTCGATCATGCGGTCGTTGGCACGCAGCTCGCGGCGTTCGACTTCGAGCTGCGGATCTCGCAACCCTGGGCGCGCGATCCCGGGAACTGGGTCGACCTCATCGCCTCCACGCCCTACGCCACGGTCCCCGTCCCGGACTCGGTGCGCTCCGCCCTCACCATGCGCCTCGATGCCGTCCCCGGCATCCTGGACGAAGCGCGACGCCGCCTGACGAAGCCCTCCGCCGGCCTCACGGAGATCGCGCTCTTCCACCTCGAGCAGAGCGACGAGGTGAATCAGGGCGAACCGCGACGGCCGCGTCCTCCCGCAGGAGTGATCGGATGGTACGAGGACCTGCTCGCCCGCGCCCGCACCAATGACCCGGATCGAGTGCCGTCCATTGAACGGGCGCTCGCCGCGGTGAAGTCGTTTCGGGACTGGCTGCGTCGCGAGATGCCGCGGATGACCGAGCCCGCGTTCGTGGGACTCGATCACTACGCCTGGTATGTGCGCCATGTGCGCCTCGTGCCGTGGAGCGTTGAGCAGATCCGGTTGATCGGTGAGCGCGAGCTGGCCCGGGCGCGCACGCTGCTGGCCCTTGAACAACACCGCAATCGCGGCCTGCCGGAGCTGGTCCCCGCCGCGACCGCAGAAGAGCACGAGCGACGCACCCGCGAAGCCGAGTCCTGGATTCGGTCGTTTACCACGCGCGAAAAGCTCCTGACGATCCCGGCCGACATCCCGCCGCAGTACGAGACCGATGCCTTCTTCATTGATCGCTCGCCGTGGGGCGGGCACCGGCACTTCTGGGATGAGATCACCTATCGTGATCCGCTCAACAACCACATCCACGCCAGCATCCCCGGGCATCGGTTCGATGGCACGCTGCAGCGTCGCCACCCGCGCAGTGTGCGGCGAGGGAACGGGGACGGCACGCGCGCGGAAGGATGGGCGTTTTACATCGAGGAGATGTACCTCCAGGCCGGGCTACTTAACGATCGCCCGCGCACGCGGGAGCTGTTCTACATCGCGCAACTCAAGCGCGCCGCGAGGGTTCGCGCCGAACTGGCCATGCAGGTCGGGAAGTTTACCCTCTCGGAGGCTATTGCCTTCCTGAATGCCGAGGTCCCGCTGATGGAGGCCAACCTCGCCCGGTATGACCTGGCGATTTACCTGCGGCGCCCCGCCTACGGAATGAACTACACGATCGGCAAGGCGCAGATGGAGCAACTGGTGTCGGACCGCCAGCGTCAACTGGGCACCGGCTTCGAACTCGGCGCCTTCCACGACGCGTTCCTGGCCGGCGGCAGCATCCCGATCTCGCTGATTCGCTGGGAGTTGACAGGGCTCGACGATGAGATGCGCGCGCTGGGGGTGGTACGATGA
- a CDS encoding S9 family peptidase, protein MMRPALLVALACAATVRNASAQRPADLERFYSAPSLVGTTPRAVTWSPDSRRFAFLWNEDGTNFMDLYVADAATGTAPTPVRLTQMPRLSPAPRVADGSPLSYTQWSEQRAALAAELDPGVGSLAWHPDGVRLLFTFRGDLYLADTRAPQQPPRALTQTTGSESRPQVIAGNRVAFLRDGDLHVAPLLGDSLGSSLRMTQLARPGVGIEQVLPSPDGRIAVIVEVDRTAIATRVIPDYLTEETSTTQVRRAMPGEPSEVRRIGLLRLDGGLVVWQRWSNDRLDVLHGASWSPDGTRIVLDVSDVFVKHRRILTIDPAIGAVRTLVEEREPMNVSAEWQVAFAPDGRSVLFTSDRRDDYRVWQVPLEGGTPRVVTTGHGAVFGFAAAPGTMFYTSNAGRAEERHLWRQPLTGGAARALTQVPGSHTAVVSPDGRWAADLFSADTIPPDLHLIDAQAGTTARVTRSPRPEFAEYRFTPARYVTFASRADGATLHARLLLPPNRQPGARVPLVIGSAYSGTVRNQWGGRNAHPLWGLDQVLLEKGFAILAVDVAGSSGHGTAFRRRIRMDYGGIDVEDLHSGVEWAVREGIADSARVGIWGSSYGGLMTTMSLFTKPGVYRAGVAGAPATNVWHALTGEQRVMMRPQEDMAAYADASSHTKAAGLQGHLMLIHGMRDVVVLYKDSAWLTQYLLQLGKDVELVTLPDAGHGWDLEGLAQTRFAFRRLVEFFERHLGPGAS, encoded by the coding sequence ATGATGCGGCCCGCACTCCTGGTCGCGTTGGCGTGTGCGGCGACGGTGAGGAACGCATCGGCGCAGCGCCCCGCCGACCTTGAGCGCTTTTACAGCGCGCCATCGCTGGTGGGCACCACGCCGCGCGCCGTCACCTGGTCGCCGGATAGCCGTCGCTTCGCATTTCTCTGGAATGAGGACGGCACCAACTTCATGGACCTGTACGTTGCGGATGCCGCGACGGGGACCGCACCGACCCCGGTGCGTCTGACCCAAATGCCGCGGCTCTCCCCGGCGCCCCGCGTGGCGGACGGATCGCCGCTTTCATACACCCAGTGGTCGGAGCAACGCGCGGCACTCGCCGCCGAGCTCGATCCCGGGGTCGGCTCGCTCGCCTGGCACCCCGACGGGGTGCGGTTGCTCTTCACCTTTCGCGGCGACCTCTACCTCGCGGATACTCGCGCGCCACAGCAACCACCACGAGCGCTCACACAAACAACCGGGAGCGAGAGCCGCCCGCAGGTGATCGCCGGGAATCGCGTCGCCTTCCTGCGAGACGGTGACCTGCATGTCGCACCGTTGCTCGGCGACTCACTGGGGTCGTCCCTGCGGATGACGCAACTGGCGCGACCGGGGGTCGGCATAGAGCAGGTTCTCCCGTCACCGGACGGCCGCATCGCGGTGATCGTCGAGGTGGACCGCACGGCGATCGCCACTCGCGTGATCCCCGACTACCTCACCGAGGAGACCTCGACCACCCAGGTTCGCCGCGCGATGCCGGGCGAACCATCCGAGGTGCGCCGCATCGGGCTCCTGCGGTTGGATGGAGGGTTGGTGGTGTGGCAGCGCTGGAGCAATGACCGGTTGGACGTGTTGCATGGTGCTTCCTGGTCGCCAGACGGCACGCGGATCGTATTGGACGTCAGCGATGTCTTCGTGAAGCACCGGCGCATCCTGACGATCGACCCCGCCATCGGGGCCGTGCGCACCCTCGTCGAGGAGCGCGAGCCGATGAACGTGTCGGCGGAGTGGCAGGTGGCGTTCGCGCCGGATGGACGGAGCGTTTTGTTTACTTCGGATCGCCGCGACGACTATCGCGTGTGGCAGGTGCCACTTGAAGGCGGGACGCCACGCGTGGTCACGACGGGGCATGGCGCCGTGTTCGGCTTTGCGGCGGCGCCCGGTACCATGTTCTACACATCCAATGCCGGGCGCGCGGAGGAGCGACACCTCTGGCGGCAGCCACTGACCGGCGGCGCGGCGCGAGCGCTCACCCAGGTACCGGGCTCGCATACCGCGGTTGTCTCACCTGATGGTCGTTGGGCCGCCGACCTCTTCAGCGCGGACACCATCCCGCCGGATCTCCATCTCATCGACGCACAGGCCGGCACGACCGCGCGGGTTACGCGGTCGCCTCGCCCTGAGTTCGCCGAGTACCGGTTCACCCCCGCCCGGTACGTGACGTTTGCCAGTCGCGCGGACGGCGCCACGTTGCATGCACGGTTGCTCCTTCCACCCAACCGCCAACCCGGGGCGCGGGTGCCGCTGGTCATTGGTTCGGCCTACAGCGGCACGGTGCGGAATCAGTGGGGAGGGCGCAACGCGCATCCCCTGTGGGGGCTCGACCAGGTGTTGCTGGAGAAGGGCTTTGCGATCCTGGCGGTGGATGTGGCCGGGAGCAGTGGCCATGGCACGGCGTTCCGGCGGCGGATCCGCATGGACTACGGGGGGATCGACGTCGAGGACCTGCACAGCGGGGTGGAGTGGGCGGTGCGCGAGGGGATCGCCGACAGCGCGCGCGTCGGGATCTGGGGCTCGAGTTACGGTGGGCTCATGACCACCATGTCGCTCTTCACCAAGCCCGGGGTGTACCGCGCCGGCGTGGCTGGCGCACCGGCGACGAACGTCTGGCATGCGCTCACGGGGGAGCAGCGGGTGATGATGCGCCCGCAGGAGGACATGGCAGCGTACGCGGACGCCTCATCGCATACGAAGGCCGCCGGGTTGCAGGGGCACCTGATGCTGATCCACGGGATGCGCGACGTCGTGGTGCTCTACAAGGATTCTGCCTGGCTGACGCAGTACCTGCTACAGCTCGGGAAGGATGTGGAGCTGGTGACCCTTCCCGATGCGGGGCACGGGTGGGACCTGGAGGGACTGGCCCAGACGCGGTTTGCATTTCGCCGTCTGGTGGAGTTCTTCGAGCGGCACCTCGGGCCAGGCGCGTCCTGA
- a CDS encoding peptidase E, whose amino-acid sequence MKRRDFLVSSAVGAVGASASRLPGVAAVGDDASLTERFQQTRRKILIAGGGFGTAFIRYAAQLTGKPRPKMLYLPTASADSPQGIITWYQNCAPLNVEPSHQVSFIASTRQDKSWEEVLLNVDAIICSGGNTLNQQVIWQAHGIDKILRQAWDRGIVLGGASAGSLCWFDEGTTDSRPKELSIVKCLGFIKGSHSPHYDAEPGRRPLYQKLIGSGQMQPGYACDNDAGLYFEDNTVKRVVHTRAAAKCYHVTVEGGKAVERVLEPERI is encoded by the coding sequence ATGAAACGCCGCGACTTCCTTGTCTCCTCTGCCGTTGGTGCGGTTGGAGCCAGTGCCTCTCGCCTCCCCGGCGTCGCCGCAGTGGGCGACGATGCATCGCTCACTGAACGGTTCCAGCAAACGCGACGGAAGATCCTGATCGCGGGTGGCGGCTTCGGCACGGCGTTCATCCGCTACGCGGCGCAGCTCACCGGCAAGCCGCGGCCGAAGATGCTCTACCTGCCCACCGCGAGCGCGGACAGCCCGCAGGGGATCATCACCTGGTACCAGAACTGCGCCCCGCTCAACGTGGAGCCGTCGCACCAGGTCTCGTTCATCGCGAGCACACGGCAAGACAAAAGCTGGGAAGAAGTCCTGCTCAACGTCGATGCCATCATCTGCTCGGGCGGCAATACGCTGAACCAGCAGGTGATCTGGCAGGCCCATGGGATCGACAAGATCCTGCGCCAGGCCTGGGACCGCGGGATCGTGCTCGGCGGGGCGAGCGCGGGTTCCTTGTGCTGGTTTGATGAAGGCACGACCGACTCGCGCCCGAAAGAACTGTCCATCGTGAAGTGCCTTGGCTTCATCAAGGGGAGCCACTCACCGCACTACGACGCCGAGCCCGGGCGTCGGCCGCTGTACCAGAAGCTGATTGGCAGCGGGCAAATGCAGCCGGGCTACGCCTGCGACAATGATGCCGGTCTTTACTTCGAGGACAACACGGTGAAGCGCGTGGTGCACACACGCGCGGCCGCGAAGTGTTACCACGTCACGGTAGAGGGGGGGAAGGCGGTGGAGCGCGTGCTGGAGCCGGAGCGGATCTAG
- a CDS encoding SET domain-containing protein-lysine N-methyltransferase, whose product MKICVLQPDYSTTNVDYKNWDPARDLARLLPGDTVHHESINKLTAFKQLKALSKQGFDIFVNLIDGYPEWEIPSFELIHILEQLNLPYTGPTPKIYHVPKDVMKYVSYAVGVKTPRHVVIDAVEDIDRVFRELRFPLFVKPAHAGDSLGVDTDSLCRNRRALRKKVTATLQEWPELMVEEYVEGREFTVLVAANPGAPGTCRSFVPVEYRFPEGGATFKTYAFKTSELHPEANVPVTDPTLARELREAAERIFTGFEGVGYARMDFRMNDRGEIHFLEVNFSCSVFYADGMEGSADFILKYDGIGQADFLRLIIAEGMARYARRQKPYTMKGNATSGYGIFASRHLLPGDVLYRGETRPHRLVTKDFVMANWTPEQQELFRRYAWPVSNDVYAIWDEDPMDWAPQNHSCEPNTGFQGLNVVALAPIAPGTELTIDYAELLNDETEPFSCRCGASSCRGLVRGTVGNALGRSTLIG is encoded by the coding sequence ATGAAGATCTGCGTCCTGCAGCCGGATTACTCCACCACGAACGTCGACTACAAGAACTGGGATCCCGCGCGCGACCTCGCGCGGCTGCTCCCTGGTGACACGGTCCACCATGAGTCGATCAACAAGCTGACGGCGTTCAAGCAGCTCAAGGCGCTCTCGAAGCAGGGGTTCGACATCTTCGTGAACCTGATCGACGGCTACCCGGAATGGGAAATCCCGTCGTTCGAGCTGATCCACATCCTCGAGCAGCTCAACCTGCCGTATACAGGCCCCACGCCCAAGATCTACCACGTCCCCAAGGACGTGATGAAGTACGTCTCCTACGCCGTGGGGGTAAAGACCCCCCGCCACGTGGTGATCGATGCCGTGGAGGACATCGACCGCGTCTTCCGTGAACTGCGCTTCCCATTGTTTGTCAAGCCGGCGCATGCCGGCGACTCGCTCGGCGTCGACACCGACTCGTTGTGCCGCAACCGGCGGGCGCTGCGCAAGAAGGTCACGGCCACCCTGCAGGAATGGCCGGAACTGATGGTCGAGGAGTACGTCGAGGGGCGGGAGTTCACCGTCCTCGTCGCGGCCAACCCCGGTGCCCCGGGAACCTGCCGATCGTTTGTCCCGGTCGAGTATCGCTTTCCGGAGGGCGGGGCGACGTTCAAGACGTACGCCTTCAAGACCTCGGAGCTGCACCCGGAAGCCAACGTCCCGGTCACCGACCCGACCCTCGCCCGTGAGCTGCGCGAGGCCGCGGAGCGGATCTTCACCGGCTTTGAGGGCGTGGGGTACGCCCGCATGGACTTCCGGATGAACGACCGCGGCGAGATTCATTTCCTTGAGGTCAACTTCTCCTGCTCGGTGTTCTATGCCGATGGCATGGAAGGGTCCGCCGACTTCATCCTCAAGTATGACGGGATCGGCCAAGCCGACTTCCTGCGCCTGATCATCGCCGAAGGGATGGCGCGCTACGCGCGCAGGCAGAAGCCGTACACGATGAAGGGGAACGCGACCTCCGGGTACGGGATCTTCGCGAGCCGCCACCTGTTGCCCGGGGACGTTCTCTACCGGGGTGAGACGCGCCCGCATCGCCTGGTCACCAAGGACTTCGTGATGGCGAACTGGACCCCGGAACAGCAGGAGCTCTTTCGACGATATGCCTGGCCGGTGTCGAACGACGTCTACGCGATCTGGGACGAAGACCCGATGGACTGGGCGCCGCAGAACCACTCGTGTGAGCCGAATACCGGCTTCCAGGGCCTGAACGTCGTGGCCCTGGCGCCAATCGCCCCCGGCACCGAGCTGACGATCGACTACGCCGAGCTGCTCAACGACGAGACGGAGCCCTTCAGCTGTCGATGTGGCGCGTCGTCGTGCCGCGGGCTGGTGCGTGGGACGGTGGGGAATGCGCTGGGTCGCTCGACGCTGATCGGGTAG
- a CDS encoding DUF4143 domain-containing protein, which yields MYWRTASGREVDFVVEVGRRIIGIEVKATRWPSWSDAEVLSQFVKEQGDHAAGVLLHGGDEVTWMSERVLAVPWWKVI from the coding sequence ATGTACTGGCGTACCGCCTCGGGGCGTGAGGTGGATTTCGTGGTGGAAGTCGGACGGCGGATCATCGGGATCGAAGTGAAAGCGACCCGTTGGCCGTCCTGGTCGGACGCCGAGGTGCTGTCGCAGTTCGTCAAGGAACAGGGCGATCATGCTGCCGGCGTTCTCCTCCACGGGGGCGACGAAGTGACATGGATGAGCGAGCGCGTGCTCGCCGTCCCGTGGTGGAAGGTCATTTAA
- a CDS encoding VOC family protein, translating to MTDSARQPIDPGVDIGHVHLKVSDIPRALDFYCGVLGFEVQQMYGTQAAFISAGGYHHHIGLNTWQSRGGKPPASGTTGLFHVAIRYPARASLADALQRLIDANIPLDGASDHGVSEALYLRDPDENGIELYWDKPKDQWPIGPDGSLQMVTEALDLHALMAELT from the coding sequence ATGACCGACTCAGCGCGTCAGCCGATCGACCCCGGCGTCGACATCGGTCATGTTCACCTCAAGGTGAGCGACATCCCCCGGGCCCTCGACTTCTACTGCGGGGTCCTCGGCTTCGAGGTCCAGCAGATGTACGGCACCCAGGCCGCCTTCATCTCGGCGGGTGGTTATCACCATCACATCGGGCTCAACACCTGGCAGAGCCGCGGCGGTAAGCCGCCGGCTTCCGGGACGACGGGGCTGTTTCACGTGGCGATTCGCTATCCCGCGCGCGCGTCGCTGGCTGATGCCCTCCAGCGGTTGATCGACGCCAACATCCCGCTGGACGGGGCGAGCGACCATGGGGTGAGCGAGGCGTTGTACCTGCGTGATCCGGATGAAAACGGGATCGAGCTGTACTGGGACAAGCCGAAAGACCAATGGCCGATTGGCCCGGATGGGTCACTGCAGATGGTGACCGAGGCGCTCGACCTCCATGCGCTGATGGCGGAGCTGACGTAG
- a CDS encoding M20/M25/M40 family metallo-hydrolase: protein MRNALAVLAFAAVPAIAQEKLDYQMLGRIREEGLQRSQVMETLSWLADVHGPRLTGSPGFKSAGAWAMEQMKKWGFQNVAMEPWSMGRSWSLERFSGHMVAPQIQPLIGYPKAWTPGTNGVVQGEVVQVLIDVPADLEKYRGKLRGKIVLPQRERPVNLLDGPIVLRMGEKGKAEAESTPVQGRALGGRPAAPAVSPAILNKFWVDEGVVAVLDRGSDSDMSAGGSDMSWQTQRVDGGTIFVGSGGSREPNAPPVPPQVTLAVEHYNRMVRILAKGVPVKVELDVRVKFHEETTPQGFNIVGEIPGTDPALKDEVVIVGAHFDSWHAGTGATDNASGSAAMMEALRILKTVGARPRRTIRVALWGGEEMGLMGAREYVKRHFADPATMALKPGHEKVAGYYNIDNGTGKIRGIWMQQNFGVEPIFRDWIAPLKDLDVNTLGPRSVTSTDHLAFDGVGLPGFQFIQERLEYNSRTHHSNMDTVDHVQAADMKQMATVVAWFAYNTAMRDEKLPRKALPTRVAQ, encoded by the coding sequence ATGCGCAACGCCCTCGCCGTCCTTGCCTTCGCCGCGGTCCCAGCGATCGCCCAGGAAAAGCTCGACTACCAAATGCTCGGCAGGATCCGCGAGGAGGGGCTGCAGCGCTCGCAGGTCATGGAGACACTCTCCTGGCTTGCCGATGTCCATGGGCCACGTCTCACCGGCAGCCCCGGCTTCAAGTCTGCTGGGGCCTGGGCGATGGAGCAGATGAAGAAGTGGGGGTTCCAGAACGTCGCCATGGAGCCGTGGAGCATGGGACGCAGCTGGTCGCTGGAGCGGTTCAGTGGCCACATGGTCGCGCCGCAGATCCAGCCGTTGATCGGCTATCCCAAGGCGTGGACCCCGGGAACAAACGGCGTCGTGCAGGGGGAGGTGGTGCAGGTGCTCATCGACGTTCCGGCCGACCTGGAGAAGTATCGCGGCAAGCTGCGCGGGAAGATCGTACTACCGCAGCGAGAGCGACCGGTCAACCTATTGGACGGGCCGATCGTTCTGCGGATGGGGGAGAAGGGGAAGGCAGAGGCGGAGTCCACGCCTGTGCAGGGTCGTGCACTGGGAGGGCGTCCGGCGGCGCCGGCAGTGTCCCCTGCGATCTTGAACAAGTTCTGGGTGGATGAAGGCGTGGTCGCGGTGCTCGACCGCGGCAGTGACAGCGATATGTCGGCCGGCGGCAGCGACATGTCATGGCAAACGCAGCGCGTGGATGGGGGCACGATCTTCGTGGGCTCCGGCGGGAGCCGCGAACCGAATGCGCCACCAGTGCCGCCGCAGGTGACCCTCGCCGTGGAGCACTACAACCGGATGGTGCGCATCCTGGCGAAGGGCGTGCCGGTCAAGGTGGAGCTGGACGTGCGCGTGAAGTTCCACGAGGAGACGACCCCGCAGGGCTTTAACATCGTGGGGGAGATTCCGGGGACGGATCCCGCGCTCAAGGACGAAGTGGTGATCGTCGGGGCGCACTTCGACTCGTGGCATGCCGGGACCGGCGCCACGGACAATGCGTCAGGGAGTGCGGCGATGATGGAGGCGCTCCGCATCCTCAAGACGGTTGGGGCCAGGCCGCGCCGCACGATTCGCGTGGCGCTGTGGGGCGGCGAGGAGATGGGGCTGATGGGGGCGCGCGAATACGTGAAGCGCCACTTTGCCGATCCGGCGACGATGGCCCTCAAGCCCGGGCACGAGAAGGTGGCCGGCTACTACAACATCGACAACGGCACCGGAAAGATCCGCGGGATCTGGATGCAGCAGAATTTTGGCGTCGAGCCCATCTTCCGCGATTGGATCGCGCCGTTGAAGGACCTCGACGTGAACACCCTTGGTCCGCGGTCAGTTACCAGCACCGATCACCTGGCCTTTGATGGCGTCGGGCTCCCCGGCTTCCAGTTCATCCAGGAGCGGCTCGAGTACAACTCGCGCACCCATCACTCGAACATGGACACGGTGGACCATGTGCAGGCCGCGGACATGAAGCAGATGGCGACGGTGGTGGCCTGGTTCGCCTACAACACCGCGATGCGGGACGAGAAGCTGCCGCGGAAGGCGCTGCCCACGCGGGTGGCGCAGTAG